A window of Tautonia plasticadhaerens contains these coding sequences:
- a CDS encoding serine/threonine-protein kinase, whose amino-acid sequence MPRLNAFIHCVVKSRLLGPDQIDAVRSSLPDLPGDDAVPFARALVDRGLLTKYQANKLLNGRTWGFFLGDYRIMKRLGEGGMGKVYLARRERDNLRVAIKVLPPKKALEDEQALKRFYREMELSRRVRHPNLTRTLEVGSVGDAHYMVMEYVPGDSLYNLVKGIHGGSGPLRFDEAARYFIRALAGLHAAHQAGLVHRDVKPSNLMVTPEGDAKLLDLGLAKSMHEESALTHPNAVVGTLDYASPEQLADASKADGRSDLYSIGCTIYFALSGRPPFEGGDIVSKIFRHRMEDPDPLEKICPDVPAAFAAIIWKAMAKQPEDRQQTASELQADLARWADPERPRPAGRPPSGSAPRFRPPPPELDDEDIRLDDNPSQFSALGALRDLGGAEISAPLSRPPILPRAAVIIQDDDSGEVPLSDSEIGLDAEFHPEPEFDSEPHSRYPPLPSSHGSPDDGDRLVRIAFSVLAVLVVLAMLALMISNN is encoded by the coding sequence ATGCCCCGGCTGAATGCCTTCATCCATTGCGTGGTCAAGAGCCGGCTGCTCGGACCCGACCAGATTGACGCCGTCCGTTCCTCCCTCCCCGACTTGCCCGGCGACGACGCCGTCCCATTCGCCCGGGCCCTGGTCGATCGCGGCCTCCTCACGAAGTACCAGGCCAACAAGCTGTTGAACGGACGGACCTGGGGCTTCTTCCTCGGCGACTACCGGATCATGAAGCGACTGGGAGAGGGGGGGATGGGAAAGGTCTATCTCGCCCGTCGCGAGCGGGATAACCTCCGGGTTGCCATCAAGGTCCTCCCCCCCAAGAAGGCGCTCGAGGACGAACAGGCCCTCAAGCGGTTTTACCGGGAGATGGAACTATCTCGGAGGGTCCGCCACCCGAACCTCACCCGGACGCTGGAAGTCGGCTCGGTCGGCGACGCCCATTACATGGTGATGGAGTACGTCCCCGGCGACAGCTTGTATAACCTGGTCAAGGGGATCCACGGCGGTTCCGGCCCGCTCCGGTTCGACGAGGCGGCCCGCTATTTCATCCGGGCCTTGGCCGGCCTGCACGCCGCCCATCAGGCCGGCCTGGTCCACCGCGACGTCAAGCCCTCGAACCTGATGGTGACCCCCGAGGGAGACGCAAAACTCCTCGACCTCGGCCTGGCGAAGTCGATGCATGAGGAGTCGGCCCTCACGCACCCGAACGCCGTCGTCGGCACGCTCGACTACGCGAGCCCCGAGCAGCTCGCCGACGCCTCTAAGGCCGACGGCCGTAGCGACCTCTATAGCATCGGATGCACGATCTATTTCGCCCTCTCCGGCCGCCCCCCCTTCGAAGGTGGTGACATCGTCAGCAAAATCTTCCGTCATCGGATGGAGGATCCCGATCCCCTCGAGAAAATCTGCCCGGACGTCCCCGCCGCGTTCGCCGCGATCATCTGGAAGGCGATGGCCAAGCAGCCCGAGGACCGGCAGCAAACCGCTTCCGAGTTGCAGGCCGACCTCGCCCGGTGGGCCGACCCAGAGCGTCCGAGGCCCGCGGGCCGCCCTCCTTCCGGTTCGGCGCCGAGGTTCCGGCCCCCGCCTCCAGAACTCGACGACGAAGACATCCGGCTCGACGACAATCCCAGCCAGTTCTCCGCGCTCGGCGCCCTCCGAGACCTCGGCGGGGCCGAGATCTCCGCCCCGTTGAGCAGGCCTCCGATCCTCCCCCGGGCCGCGGTGATCATCCAGGACGATGATTCCGGTGAAGTCCCCTTGTCCGATTCGGAGATCGGACTCGATGCCGAGTTCCACCCCGAGCCCGAGTTCGACTCCGAGCCACACTCGAGGTATCCCCCTCTTCCCTCCTCGCACGGTTCGCCGGATGACGGCGACCGATTGGTCCGAATCGCCTTCTCGGTCCTGGCGGTCTTGGTCGTCCTCGCCATGCTTGCACTGATGATCTCCAACAACTGA
- a CDS encoding multiheme c-type cytochrome, producing the protein MYWQRFDPHARAYATLESKHSRSIMRNLRRPASSGQVKGERDELCLSCHVRQDYDIVAQGRGFSPSDGVGCESCHGASQFWGTSHYQVGWDGLRVEQKASIGFSPLDSLADEARSCMPCHVGSASEDSNHDLVDVNHDLIAAGHPRLNFEFASYYAMYPKHWSDRGDWNAEATHEAKAWIVGQLAGAGASLRLLKARAGRSDTPTINSIPRALRSSSDLGPQIGPWPEFAEYNCYACHHDLQGGAPLPRGSSSAESGQISWGNWYTAMPTAIAQEFPPPGRDWPGLLSSIEHEMNQPLPDADLVVELTDESIEVIETWLDDIQGKSLDLKTIDRLVAAVIDHLLTSPNPSWDRNAQAYLASVTLVAAQADLEPNRKDPQTFDNLEAVFDRLRFREGSSSPPFGRFEELNEVFSAIRNRAITGEQPRASAH; encoded by the coding sequence ATGTACTGGCAACGATTCGACCCGCACGCCCGGGCTTACGCCACCCTGGAGTCGAAACATTCGCGCAGCATCATGCGAAACTTGCGAAGGCCTGCTTCTTCCGGCCAAGTCAAGGGCGAACGTGACGAACTCTGCCTGAGCTGCCACGTCCGTCAGGACTACGACATCGTCGCACAAGGTCGGGGGTTCTCGCCTAGTGACGGAGTCGGATGCGAGAGCTGCCATGGAGCCTCGCAGTTCTGGGGTACCTCCCATTACCAGGTGGGATGGGACGGATTACGCGTCGAGCAGAAGGCGTCGATCGGTTTTTCTCCACTAGACTCCCTGGCCGACGAGGCACGCTCCTGCATGCCCTGCCACGTCGGCTCCGCCTCGGAGGATTCGAATCACGATCTCGTCGACGTTAATCACGACTTGATTGCTGCGGGACATCCCCGATTGAATTTCGAGTTCGCGTCCTATTATGCGATGTATCCGAAGCATTGGAGCGATCGGGGAGATTGGAATGCCGAGGCGACACACGAGGCGAAGGCCTGGATTGTCGGTCAGTTGGCAGGAGCTGGGGCCTCGCTCCGCCTCCTGAAGGCCCGAGCAGGGCGTTCGGACACGCCGACGATCAACTCGATTCCGCGAGCCCTAAGGAGTTCGTCCGACCTCGGTCCTCAAATCGGACCCTGGCCCGAGTTCGCTGAGTACAATTGCTATGCGTGTCATCACGACCTCCAGGGGGGGGCCCCGCTCCCGAGGGGGAGTTCCAGTGCGGAGTCCGGCCAGATCTCCTGGGGCAACTGGTACACCGCCATGCCGACTGCCATCGCCCAGGAATTTCCCCCCCCCGGTCGAGACTGGCCCGGATTATTGTCCTCGATCGAGCATGAAATGAACCAGCCGTTGCCGGATGCCGACCTTGTCGTTGAGTTGACGGACGAGTCGATCGAGGTGATCGAGACGTGGCTGGATGACATACAAGGAAAATCGCTCGATCTCAAGACCATAGATCGACTCGTCGCTGCGGTGATCGACCACCTGCTAACCTCGCCGAATCCAAGCTGGGACCGCAACGCTCAGGCCTATCTCGCATCGGTGACGCTCGTCGCGGCTCAAGCAGATCTCGAACCGAATCGGAAGGATCCTCAGACGTTCGATAATCTCGAAGCTGTATTCGATCGGCTCAGATTCCGGGAAGGTTCGAGCAGCCCACCGTTCGGGCGGTTCGAAGAGCTGAATGAGGTCTTTTCCGCGATCCGTAACCGGGCGATAACCGGGGAACAACCCAGGGCCAGCGCACACTAA
- a CDS encoding MBL fold metallo-hydrolase, whose product MQFGTSYIINDTLAIDAGTLGYYRGPDEQSKIKNVLISHSHADHIASLPVFVENTFEETADCVRIFGNKHVLECLRMDVFNDRFWPDFETLSKGPMHDTPLLDLVEIEAGQTLIFDGVEVLTVAVNHLVPTLGFVVKEGEKVVVIPSDTGPTEEIWRRIDALPRLDAVFLEVCFPDRLIGLANSARHLVPSTFKTEVLKVNSDRIRCPFFAVHIKARYRDRILQELRDHSIPGLRIARFGVPYVF is encoded by the coding sequence ATGCAATTCGGGACCTCCTACATCATCAACGACACGCTCGCGATCGACGCCGGGACGCTGGGCTATTACCGGGGGCCTGACGAACAGAGCAAAATTAAAAATGTCCTCATCTCTCATTCCCACGCCGACCACATCGCTTCGCTCCCGGTCTTCGTGGAGAATACCTTCGAGGAAACGGCCGATTGTGTCCGGATTTTCGGCAACAAGCATGTCCTCGAATGCCTCCGAATGGATGTCTTCAATGACCGGTTCTGGCCCGACTTCGAGACACTATCGAAGGGGCCGATGCATGATACTCCCCTGCTCGATCTCGTCGAGATCGAGGCCGGACAGACCCTGATTTTCGACGGCGTCGAGGTCCTCACAGTCGCGGTGAATCACCTCGTCCCGACGCTCGGATTCGTCGTCAAGGAAGGGGAGAAGGTCGTCGTCATCCCGTCCGATACCGGGCCGACCGAGGAGATCTGGAGGCGAATCGATGCCTTGCCCCGGTTGGATGCCGTGTTCCTCGAGGTTTGCTTCCCCGATCGCCTGATCGGGCTCGCCAACTCGGCCAGGCACCTCGTCCCTTCCACCTTCAAGACCGAAGTTCTCAAGGTCAATTCCGATCGGATTCGCTGCCCGTTCTTCGCGGTTCACATCAAGGCCCGCTACCGCGATCGCATTCTCCAGGAACTGAGGGATCATTCGATCCCCGGGCTCCGGATCGCTCGCTTCGGCGTCCCCTACGTCTTCTGA
- the bioA gene encoding adenosylmethionine--8-amino-7-oxononanoate transaminase — MSFPPIDPETLRRWDKEHLWHPFTAQADWAAGEPLIIDRAEGAELIDTRGRRYLDGVSSLWCNVHGHRHPTIDAAIREQLDKVAHTTMLGLSHPTAIELARKLVELAPPGLTRVFYSDDGATAVEVSLKMAYQYWRQKADPEPERSMFVALGGAYHGDTIGDVSLGGVDRFHAMFRPLLFPVLRAPIPFCYRCPLGLERTSCLTACLDEVEHLLRAHPGQVAGVVIEPIVQGAAGMVTHPAGYLEGLRRLTRKHGTLLIADEVAVGFGRTGRMFACEHEGVSPDFLCLAKGITGGYLPLAATMTTEEVYSAFFATAAQGKTFQHGHTYGGNPLGAAAALATLRVFEEERTLERIGPLADRLALHLGRFSSLRHVGEVRQRGLMAGIELVLDRGSKAEFPSHQQVGNRVCRMARELGVLIRPLGDVLVVMPPLSLTGSQLDRMMDVMLRCVVEVTERN; from the coding sequence ATGAGCTTCCCCCCGATCGACCCCGAGACGCTGCGACGCTGGGACAAGGAGCACCTCTGGCACCCGTTCACGGCACAGGCCGATTGGGCCGCCGGGGAGCCGTTGATCATCGATCGGGCCGAGGGGGCCGAACTGATCGACACGAGGGGACGCCGCTACCTGGACGGCGTCAGCTCGCTCTGGTGCAACGTCCACGGTCATCGGCACCCGACGATCGACGCCGCGATCCGCGAGCAGCTTGACAAGGTGGCCCACACCACCATGCTCGGTCTGAGCCACCCGACGGCCATCGAACTGGCCCGGAAGTTGGTCGAACTCGCCCCCCCGGGGCTCACCCGGGTGTTCTACTCCGACGATGGGGCGACGGCCGTCGAAGTCTCTTTGAAGATGGCATACCAGTATTGGAGGCAGAAGGCGGACCCGGAGCCGGAGCGGTCGATGTTCGTGGCCCTCGGCGGGGCGTATCACGGCGACACGATCGGGGACGTCAGCCTCGGGGGCGTCGATCGGTTCCATGCGATGTTCCGTCCGCTGCTCTTCCCGGTGCTCCGGGCGCCGATCCCCTTCTGCTACCGGTGCCCGCTCGGGTTGGAGCGGACCTCGTGCCTGACCGCCTGCCTTGACGAGGTCGAGCATCTGCTCCGAGCCCATCCGGGCCAGGTGGCAGGGGTGGTGATCGAGCCGATCGTCCAGGGGGCGGCGGGGATGGTGACACATCCGGCAGGGTACCTGGAAGGTCTCCGGCGACTCACCAGGAAGCACGGGACCCTGTTGATCGCCGACGAGGTCGCCGTCGGCTTCGGCCGGACCGGTCGGATGTTCGCCTGCGAGCACGAGGGGGTTTCTCCCGACTTTCTCTGCCTGGCGAAGGGGATCACCGGGGGCTACCTCCCCCTGGCCGCCACGATGACCACCGAGGAGGTCTATTCCGCCTTCTTTGCCACGGCCGCCCAGGGCAAGACGTTCCAGCACGGCCACACTTATGGCGGCAACCCGCTCGGCGCTGCGGCAGCCCTGGCGACTCTCCGCGTCTTCGAGGAAGAGCGGACGCTGGAGCGGATCGGGCCCCTGGCCGACCGGCTGGCCCTGCACCTGGGCCGGTTCTCCTCGCTTCGACACGTCGGCGAGGTCCGCCAGCGGGGGCTGATGGCGGGGATCGAGTTGGTGCTCGACCGGGGATCGAAGGCGGAGTTCCCGTCCCACCAACAGGTCGGCAATCGAGTCTGCCGGATGGCGAGGGAACTGGGCGTGCTGATCCGGCCGCTCGGCGATGTGCTCGTGGTGATGCCCCCGCTGAGCCTAACCGGGTCACAGCTCGACCGGATGATGGACGTGATGCTCCGGTGCGTCGTAGAAGTGACCGAGAGGAATTGA
- the queF gene encoding preQ(1) synthase: MPLETFPNQFPDREYEIEIVCPEFTAVCPKTGQPDFGTITIQYVPDRTCVELKSLKLYLQDYRDRGIYYEHSINVILDDLVSACRPRRMVVVGQFTPRGGISSRITARFQAESPL, translated from the coding sequence ATGCCCCTGGAGACCTTCCCGAATCAGTTCCCCGACCGGGAGTACGAGATCGAGATCGTCTGTCCCGAGTTCACCGCCGTCTGCCCCAAGACGGGCCAGCCGGACTTCGGGACGATCACGATCCAGTACGTCCCGGACCGGACCTGCGTGGAGCTGAAATCGCTGAAGTTATACCTGCAGGATTATCGCGATCGCGGGATCTATTATGAACACTCGATCAACGTGATCCTCGACGACCTCGTTTCGGCCTGCCGTCCGAGGCGGATGGTCGTCGTCGGGCAGTTCACGCCCCGGGGCGGGATCTCGTCCCGGATCACGGCCCGCTTCCAGGCCGAATCGCCTCTGTGA
- a CDS encoding lactonase family protein, translating into MGHAAALLITLVLPWNVAPTPPIQEEDMSLVFVGTYTSAEGEGINLLRMDPESGRIESLGVVARTENPSFLAIHPDGQFLYAVNEVGDYEGESSGSVSAFRIDPKTGSLSPLNRRSSRGAAPCHIIVDDQGRNVLVANYSGGSVTVLPIEADGSLADSSDVEQHEGSGPNPRRQEGPHAHSINLDANGRFAVAADLGLDQLLVYRFDPDSGTLSPNEPPSASVAPGAGPRHFEFHPNGRLAFAINEIASTVTAFRYDPETGILTEAQTRSTLPEGFEGNNSTADIHVHPAGRFLYGSNRGHDSLAIFRIDEQTGMIEPIGHASTGGETPRNFGIDPTGRFLLAANQGTDTVVVFRIDPDTGMLEPTGNQAEVPMPVCVKFYSPGS; encoded by the coding sequence ATGGGTCACGCGGCCGCCTTGCTGATCACACTCGTGCTGCCCTGGAACGTCGCCCCGACGCCCCCGATCCAGGAGGAGGACATGAGTCTCGTCTTCGTCGGGACCTACACCAGCGCAGAGGGCGAGGGGATCAATCTTCTCCGAATGGACCCCGAATCGGGCCGGATCGAATCGCTCGGCGTGGTCGCCAGGACCGAAAATCCCTCGTTCCTGGCGATCCACCCGGACGGCCAGTTCCTCTACGCCGTCAATGAAGTCGGCGACTACGAGGGAGAATCGAGCGGGTCGGTCAGCGCCTTCCGGATCGACCCGAAGACCGGATCGCTCTCGCCGCTCAACCGCCGATCGTCCAGGGGGGCCGCGCCGTGTCATATCATCGTCGATGACCAGGGGAGGAACGTCCTCGTCGCCAATTACAGCGGAGGAAGCGTCACCGTCTTGCCGATCGAGGCCGACGGCTCGCTCGCCGATTCGAGCGACGTCGAGCAGCACGAGGGCTCTGGTCCCAATCCCCGACGGCAGGAAGGCCCGCACGCCCACTCGATCAACCTCGATGCGAACGGGCGGTTCGCCGTCGCGGCCGACCTCGGCCTCGATCAGTTGCTCGTCTATCGGTTTGACCCGGACTCCGGCACCCTGTCGCCGAACGAACCACCTTCGGCCTCGGTCGCCCCGGGCGCGGGCCCGAGGCACTTCGAGTTCCACCCGAACGGCCGACTCGCCTTCGCCATCAACGAGATCGCCTCGACGGTCACCGCCTTCCGATATGACCCCGAGACCGGCATCCTGACCGAGGCCCAGACCCGATCGACCCTGCCCGAGGGGTTCGAGGGGAACAATTCCACGGCCGACATCCACGTCCACCCCGCCGGACGATTCCTCTACGGCTCGAACCGGGGCCATGACAGCCTGGCCATCTTCCGGATCGACGAGCAGACGGGCATGATCGAGCCGATTGGGCATGCCTCCACCGGAGGCGAGACCCCGCGCAATTTCGGCATCGACCCGACCGGCCGCTTTCTGCTTGCCGCCAATCAGGGGACGGACACCGTCGTCGTCTTCCGGATCGACCCGGACACTGGCATGCTCGAACCCACGGGGAACCAGGCCGAGGTCCCGATGCCCGTCTGCGTGAAATTCTACTCCCCCGGGAGTTAA
- a CDS encoding PP2C family protein-serine/threonine phosphatase: MSWNNWLKRLWNPSRASGSVPAAGGRTGSRSDALGVGPPVRLRIRVGAVTTVGNYREHNEDNFFIPGLGTLAVMPEGLPSAIEWTLPPPAEPAGAVDNGHRRPASPPPARPEFVGPFIVADGMGGQLAGEQASKIAVEIIPKEVAQRLGSGEDEAAAIRGAIASANREIIAHAHVVPECSNMGTTVVLALLRPGRVAIAGIGDSRAYRLRGGSLERMTRDHDLATALISAGTIRPEEAERHQFRHVLYLYLGSPEARDGPEDVRVDELRSGDRYLLVSDGLTGVVSDEALAQTLQQHDDPQQAARELVRLALRNDSRDNVTCLIISADGLPDEPPSDRAVDRRS, encoded by the coding sequence GTGTCCTGGAATAATTGGCTCAAGCGGCTCTGGAACCCTTCGAGGGCGAGCGGGAGCGTTCCCGCCGCAGGGGGCCGCACGGGCAGCCGGTCGGACGCGCTCGGAGTCGGCCCCCCGGTTCGCCTCCGGATCCGGGTCGGTGCTGTCACGACGGTCGGGAATTACCGGGAACATAACGAGGACAACTTCTTCATCCCGGGCCTCGGGACCCTCGCCGTGATGCCGGAGGGCCTCCCCTCGGCGATCGAGTGGACCCTCCCTCCCCCGGCCGAACCCGCGGGCGCCGTCGACAATGGTCACCGACGACCTGCCTCTCCCCCGCCAGCCCGGCCCGAGTTCGTCGGGCCATTCATCGTCGCCGACGGCATGGGAGGTCAGCTCGCGGGCGAGCAGGCCAGCAAGATCGCCGTCGAGATCATCCCCAAGGAAGTCGCCCAGCGACTCGGCAGCGGAGAGGACGAGGCGGCCGCCATCCGGGGGGCCATCGCCTCGGCCAACCGGGAAATTATCGCCCATGCCCACGTCGTCCCCGAGTGCTCCAACATGGGGACGACGGTCGTCCTGGCCCTACTAAGGCCCGGGCGGGTGGCCATCGCCGGCATCGGGGACTCCCGGGCCTACCGGCTCCGCGGCGGGTCTCTCGAGCGGATGACCCGCGACCACGACCTCGCCACCGCCCTGATCTCCGCCGGCACGATCCGCCCCGAGGAGGCCGAACGGCACCAGTTCCGGCACGTCCTTTATCTCTACCTCGGCAGCCCCGAGGCCCGGGACGGCCCCGAGGACGTCCGGGTCGATGAACTCCGGTCAGGAGACCGCTACCTGCTCGTCTCCGACGGACTGACCGGCGTCGTCTCGGACGAGGCGCTGGCCCAGACGCTGCAGCAACACGACGATCCGCAGCAAGCGGCCCGTGAGCTGGTGCGGCTCGCCCTGCGCAACGACTCCCGGGACAACGTGACCTGCCTGATCATCTCTGCCGACGGCCTGCCGGACGAGCCTCCCTCCGACCGAGCGGTTGATCGCCGGAGTTGA
- the floA gene encoding flotillin-like protein FloA (flotillin-like protein involved in membrane lipid rafts), which yields MFSPLLAQQPEGNSLFVLLVFLVLFISIISLFAFILFAKYFNLWIQSKTTNANIGLIELIGMTFRKVNPNIIVRSKIMAVQAGLTDREGVTRQNLEAHYLAGGNVPNVIRALIAAQRADIPLTYKRAAAIDLAGRNVLEAIQTSVNPKVIDCPDPAKGRQTVDAVAKDGIQLKAKARVTVRTNIDRLVGGATEETIIARVGEGIVTTIGSAESHKIVLENPDMISKRVLEKGLDAGTAFEILSIDIADIDVGDNIGARLQADQAEADMRVARAKAEERRAAAIASEQENLASVQQNRAKVVLAEAEVPLAISEAFRKGQLGISDYYSLRNLQADTEMRSSIAGGTSNARRNIDSVNG from the coding sequence ATGTTCTCGCCCTTGCTCGCCCAGCAGCCCGAGGGGAATAGCCTGTTCGTACTGCTGGTCTTCCTCGTCCTGTTCATCTCGATCATCAGTCTGTTCGCGTTCATCCTCTTCGCGAAGTATTTCAATCTCTGGATCCAGTCGAAGACGACCAACGCGAATATCGGCCTGATCGAATTAATCGGGATGACCTTCCGCAAGGTCAACCCGAACATCATCGTGCGGTCGAAGATCATGGCCGTTCAAGCGGGGCTGACCGATCGAGAGGGCGTGACCCGGCAGAATCTCGAGGCCCATTACCTGGCCGGCGGCAACGTGCCGAACGTGATCCGTGCCCTGATCGCGGCGCAACGAGCCGACATCCCCCTGACGTATAAGCGTGCCGCCGCGATCGACCTGGCCGGCCGAAACGTCTTGGAAGCGATCCAGACGAGCGTCAACCCGAAGGTGATCGATTGCCCCGACCCGGCCAAGGGTAGGCAGACTGTCGACGCCGTGGCCAAGGATGGCATCCAACTCAAGGCCAAGGCCAGGGTGACCGTCCGGACGAACATCGATCGGCTGGTCGGAGGGGCCACGGAGGAGACCATCATCGCCCGGGTGGGAGAGGGGATCGTCACCACCATCGGCTCGGCCGAGTCGCACAAGATCGTGCTGGAAAACCCGGACATGATCTCCAAGCGGGTCCTGGAGAAGGGGCTCGACGCCGGCACTGCGTTTGAAATCCTCTCGATCGACATCGCCGACATCGACGTCGGGGACAACATCGGTGCCCGGCTCCAGGCCGACCAGGCCGAAGCCGACATGCGCGTCGCTCGCGCCAAGGCGGAGGAGCGCCGGGCCGCCGCGATTGCCTCAGAGCAGGAGAATCTCGCATCGGTCCAGCAAAATCGGGCGAAGGTCGTGCTCGCCGAGGCCGAGGTCCCGCTGGCGATCTCCGAAGCCTTCCGCAAGGGGCAACTCGGGATCAGCGATTACTATTCCCTTCGGAACTTGCAGGCCGATACCGAGATGCGATCGTCGATCGCCGGCGGTACGAGCAATGCCCGCCGGAACATCGACTCCGTGAACGGGTAA
- a CDS encoding SAM hydrolase/SAM-dependent halogenase family protein, which translates to MRPRILTLTTDFGANGPYVASMKGVVLSRVPDVQFVDISHGIGPQNILEGAFVLACVVDAFPVGTVHLAVIDPGVGTHRRLVAAKMADQWFVLPDNGLLTYVAREHPVEEVFELENPSVARTPVSNTFHGRDLLAPAAAHLTLGLPAVELGPKRHGIVRLSAAEPRREDREVVGEVIFRDAFGNLITNVPASLLGETPPEAWEVELAGHRIDGLTRTYGLQPPGTLVSLVGSSGWLEVSLVNGDAARYLDCGPGATVWFRNKS; encoded by the coding sequence ATGAGACCGCGCATCCTGACGCTGACGACCGATTTCGGGGCGAACGGGCCCTACGTGGCCTCGATGAAAGGGGTCGTCCTCTCCCGGGTCCCCGACGTGCAATTCGTGGACATCAGCCACGGGATCGGCCCGCAGAACATCCTGGAGGGGGCCTTCGTCCTGGCGTGCGTCGTCGACGCGTTCCCGGTCGGGACGGTCCACCTCGCGGTCATCGACCCGGGGGTGGGCACGCATCGTCGGCTGGTCGCGGCCAAAATGGCCGACCAGTGGTTCGTCCTGCCCGACAACGGCCTGCTCACCTACGTTGCACGGGAACACCCGGTCGAGGAGGTCTTCGAGCTGGAGAATCCCTCGGTGGCCCGGACCCCGGTGTCGAACACCTTCCACGGCCGGGACCTGCTCGCCCCGGCTGCCGCGCACCTGACGCTCGGCCTGCCGGCCGTCGAACTGGGGCCGAAGCGGCACGGGATCGTCCGACTCTCCGCCGCCGAGCCCAGGAGGGAAGACCGGGAGGTCGTCGGCGAGGTCATTTTCCGGGACGCCTTCGGCAACCTGATCACCAACGTCCCCGCCTCCCTGCTGGGCGAGACGCCCCCCGAGGCCTGGGAAGTAGAGCTCGCCGGGCACCGGATCGACGGCCTCACGCGGACCTACGGCCTGCAACCGCCCGGGACGCTCGTCAGCCTCGTCGGCAGCTCGGGATGGCTCGAGGTCTCCCTCGTCAATGGGGACGCGGCCCGCTACCTCGACTGCGGCCCGGGGGCCACGGTCTGGTTCCGGAATAAGTCCTGA
- a CDS encoding PIG-L family deacetylase: MSESADRPLDLIAVGAHPDDLEIACGGTLARLADLGYRVGMVDLTDGEPTPGSVGPDNRAKEADQAAKILGVEVRVALNLPNRRLFDSFEARVALARVFRRYRPRVVLGFGGKTILASPDHYQAMLITDAAVFYSRLSKWDEYFDGLPPHTVTNQLSFPIALHRLDMPETSGYIVADISETLDRKLLAIRAYASQFPPTKSRLFQTVEMMNRYFGLTAGFEAGELFMNYRSFGVEDLIRWAAPLAPGQADRPRGGA, translated from the coding sequence ATGAGCGAGTCGGCTGATCGCCCACTGGATCTGATCGCCGTCGGTGCGCATCCCGATGACTTGGAGATCGCCTGCGGCGGCACCCTCGCCCGGCTCGCCGATCTCGGTTACCGGGTCGGGATGGTCGACCTGACCGACGGCGAGCCGACCCCCGGCTCGGTCGGGCCGGATAATCGAGCGAAGGAGGCGGATCAGGCGGCGAAGATCCTTGGGGTCGAGGTGCGGGTTGCGTTGAACCTGCCGAACCGGCGCCTCTTCGACAGCTTCGAGGCCCGAGTGGCGCTGGCCCGAGTGTTCCGTCGGTATCGTCCCCGGGTGGTTCTGGGATTCGGAGGGAAGACCATCCTCGCCTCGCCAGACCACTACCAGGCGATGCTGATCACCGACGCGGCGGTTTTCTACAGTCGCCTCTCCAAATGGGACGAATACTTCGACGGGCTTCCGCCGCACACGGTCACGAACCAGTTGAGCTTCCCGATCGCGCTGCATCGCCTGGATATGCCGGAAACCTCGGGGTACATTGTCGCGGACATCAGCGAGACGCTCGACCGGAAGCTCTTGGCGATTCGCGCCTATGCCTCGCAGTTCCCTCCAACGAAGTCCAGGCTGTTCCAGACCGTCGAGATGATGAATCGCTACTTCGGCCTGACTGCGGGGTTCGAGGCGGGCGAACTGTTCATGAACTATCGATCGTTCGGCGTCGAGGACCTCATCCGCTGGGCGGCCCCCCTCGCCCCCGGGCAGGCCGATCGCCCCCGGGGAGGAGCTTGA